Within the Thermoanaerobaculia bacterium genome, the region GCCATCGCCACCGCCACCGCGCGCCGGATCGCCTCACGGCGGTCGGGCACGATGCGGTAGTTGCGGTTGGTGCTCGCCTTGAGACCCTGCTCGACCGCGGCGAGAATCGCCAGCGGATCCTCGCTGCGCGGATTGTCGGAGGTCGCGATCGGAAGGTCTGCGA harbors:
- a CDS encoding UDP-N-acetylmuramoyl-L-alanyl-D-glutamate--2,6-diaminopimelate ligase, encoding ADLPIATSDNPRSEDPLAILAAVEQGLKASTNRNYRIVPDRREAIRRAVAVAMAGGWSILVAGKGHENEQIVGTQRLPFSDRAELERAIVEQRGSEGRA